A section of the Deltaproteobacteria bacterium genome encodes:
- a CDS encoding peptidase S41 produces the protein MKKWLFMGIASVAVMLAAVIIVITNRAEVFQINSQINANLSAGASIEEGPIPTVASYDLSAHQILSHVILLIRENYVEPERIHPYEMFLAALEYIEKSVPEVLVDRSKAPEFVKISVGSVERVFDLSNMDQLWEVTMLLRDIFRFLQNQLPDPEQRQDVEYAAINGMLSRLDPHSILLKPESFAEVKTSTKGEFGGLGIVI, from the coding sequence TTGAAAAAATGGTTATTCATGGGGATTGCAAGCGTTGCAGTTATGCTTGCCGCGGTAATTATTGTTATTACAAATAGAGCGGAAGTATTTCAGATAAATTCACAAATTAATGCGAATTTATCTGCTGGCGCTTCAATTGAAGAAGGTCCAATACCAACAGTTGCTTCGTATGATTTAAGCGCGCATCAAATTCTCAGTCATGTCATTTTGCTTATAAGAGAAAATTATGTCGAGCCGGAACGTATACACCCATATGAAATGTTTTTAGCAGCTTTAGAATATATCGAAAAATCAGTACCAGAAGTTTTGGTTGATCGCTCGAAGGCTCCTGAATTTGTAAAGATTTCAGTTGGCAGTGTAGAACGGGTTTTTGATTTAAGCAATATGGATCAATTGTGGGAAGTGACTATGCTTTTACGTGACATTTTCCGCTTTTTGCAAAATCAATTGCCAGATCCAGAACAAAGACAAGATGTTGAGTACGCTGCCATTAATGGCATGTTATCGAGGCTTGATCCCCATTCAATTTTGCTTAAACCAGAGAGTTTTGCAGAGGTTAAGACGTCTACTAAAGGTGAATTTGGTGGTTTGGGAATAGTAATT